The DNA window AAAATAGCAGCCGAATTTACAGATATGGATCCCATCACAAATCTTATCAAAGAATCCCTGCGGGATGATCCGCCGGCATCGAAAACTGATGGGGGATATATAAAAGAGGGTTTTAATTCTGAACTTGACGACCTGCGTAAAATTTCTTCTTCAGGAAAAGACTGGATAGCCTCTATGCAGGAAAAAGAACGGGTGCGGCTCGGAATCCCGTCCTTGAAAGTCGGTTATAATAAAATTTTCGGTTATTTTCTCGAAGTGACTAAACCGCATGTTCATAAAGTTCCGGAAGATTTTATCCGAAAACAAACTCTCGTGAATTCCGAACGGTATATAACTCCCGACTTAAAGGAGTATGAAGAGAAAGTGTTGGGCGCGGAAGAGAAAATAAAGGCGTTGGAGCTGAAATTATTTGATGAAGTACGCGATAAAGTTTTAGGGTACGCCGGTGAAATCCAATGGAATGCCGATGTTATAGCCCGCTTGGATGTTCTTTCCTCGTTGGGACTCATAGCGGAGAGTGAAAATTGGGTTCGCCCTGTTCTTGATGATTCTCTACGAATCGTTATCAAGGACGGGAGACATCCGGTAGTGGAATATTTAATGCCTCCGGGCGAATCGTTCATACCAAACGATCTCGAAATAGATAACAGTGAGCGACAAATTCTTATTGTGACAGGTCCTAATATGGCAGGGAAGTCCACTTATCTCAGGCAGATAGCGGTGATAATTCTAATGGCGCAAATGGGAAGTTTTGTGCCCGCAAGCGAAGCGAAAATCGGAATGGTAGATAAGCTCTTCACACGGGTGGGAGCATCGGATAATTTAGCGGGCGGGGAGAGCACATTTCTTGTTGAGATGAACGAAACGGCAAATATATTGAATAACGCCACCGTTCGCAGCCTTATCCTGCTGGACGAAATTGGACGAGGCACAAGCACTTATGACGGATTATCCATTGCCTGGGCTGTGACAGAATATCTTCATAACAATTCTTCTGTAGCGGCTAAAACCATATTCGCTACACACTATCACGAACTTGCCGAGCTTGAGGAACTGCTTCCGAGGGTATTCAATCTAAACGTTGCGGTAAAGGAATATGGAGACAAGATAGTGTTTCTGCGGAAAATAATTGAAGGCAGCGCCGACCACAGCTACGGTATTCAGGTGGCTCAGCTGGCGGGACTGCCGCAGACAGTTATCGAACGGGCAAAAGAAGTATTGTGGTCGCTTGAGACTCAATATACCACTCTCCAAAGAAAGCGGGTAAAAAAAGAGGATGTTTCAAAATATCAAATTGGTATATTCGATGAGAAGGAAGCGAAGTTCAAAGCCGAGTTGAAAGCTGTGGATATTGATAATATGACACCATTGGAAGCGATGGCAAAACTAAATGATTTGAAAAAGAAATGGGGATTATGATATTATCAGGGAACCGTTTACGAGTTAAATCGTAAAAATGGCATCAGGTATGTATTTGAAATTTAAAAATATAACTCCAATTGTATTAACATTAATTATTTTGTCGATACCAACTTCGGCAATACCGCAGAGCGTAGCAAAATATGCGGGAGAGTTCATTTCAACTGGTGTGGGAGCGCGCGCTCTCGGTATGGGAGGCGCATTCGTTAGCGTTGTGGACGATGTGACGGCGGGATATTGGAATGCTGCCGGTCTTTCAGAGATTAGATATCAACAAGCGGCAGCAATGCATTCGGAGCGGTTTGCGGGAATCGTTACCTATGATTACGCAGCTTACGCCCGGCCTTATGGCAACGACAGAACAATCGGTTTCAGTATGATACGGCTCGGTGTTGACGGCATTTCAAATACCACGAACGCACTTCTTGATTATGGTACAGACGGAATTCCCGGTACTGACGATCCTGACGGAACGGAGGGGAATGGCCAGTTAGATGAAGGAGAAAGGCTGAACGAGGATGCTATAACGAAGTTTGGAGATTCGGAATGGGCGTTCTATGTTTCGTATGGAAGGCAATTAACTTCCCGGTTTTCTTACGGTGGAAGTGTGAAGTTTATTAGAAAAGCATTTGCGAACCATTCAGCCAACGGTCTGGGATTTGACGTTGCCTTCAAATACCGCTTTCGCGATAATATCTTTATTGGAGCAAATTTTCAGGATGTAACTACCACGCTTCTCGCATGGGATACAGGCACAAAAGAGCTAATTTCTCCCACTCTTCGTTCAGGAATATCTACCCGACTTGAAATCCCGTTTACAAACAGCGCATGGATAATGCCGGCTATTGAGATAGTTACGCGAACTGACGGAGACAGACCATACTCGGATGGGATTAGTCTGGGTTCGGCCTTTAGCTCGCTTACGTTTGGGGCGGAACTGCATCTGAACGACCGACTCGTGCTGCGAGCGGGCAGAGGCGAAGTAGAGCCGTTCAGCGCGGGAATGGGAATAAAAGTAAGAGGCGCCATGGTTGATTACTCATTCGGGTCTGTCG is part of the Candidatus Neomarinimicrobiota bacterium genome and encodes:
- the mutS gene encoding DNA mismatch repair protein MutS, whose amino-acid sequence is MRQYSKIKAAHPDSILLYRMGDFYETFEEDAKITAKVLGITLTARANGKAGKVALAGFPWHSLDSHLYKLINSGYKVAICEQVEDPAAAKGIVKREVVEVVTPGSAVSDKMLDEGRNNYIAAVTIMENEVGLAWADASTGAFKVCELDLMSLKEKLRAIEPSEILIQDSVEDDKDEFLPESRRAMVSTVEDWVFSYDYGYELLTGHFNTKNLKGYGIESLRLGVQSAGALLHYLDLNHKESLRHFTTISLHSDDMYMGLDQTTVRNLEMFEPLMQGIERSCLLDVLNRTKTAMGSRLLRSWLRNPLSQADEIDKRLNVIEAFFSGGGKREEVRTLLGNMNDIERLLSRLSSGRAIPRDLYGLRVSLELLPSFKKLLGEFNNDSINKIAAEFTDMDPITNLIKESLRDDPPASKTDGGYIKEGFNSELDDLRKISSSGKDWIASMQEKERVRLGIPSLKVGYNKIFGYFLEVTKPHVHKVPEDFIRKQTLVNSERYITPDLKEYEEKVLGAEEKIKALELKLFDEVRDKVLGYAGEIQWNADVIARLDVLSSLGLIAESENWVRPVLDDSLRIVIKDGRHPVVEYLMPPGESFIPNDLEIDNSERQILIVTGPNMAGKSTYLRQIAVIILMAQMGSFVPASEAKIGMVDKLFTRVGASDNLAGGESTFLVEMNETANILNNATVRSLILLDEIGRGTSTYDGLSIAWAVTEYLHNNSSVAAKTIFATHYHELAELEELLPRVFNLNVAVKEYGDKIVFLRKIIEGSADHSYGIQVAQLAGLPQTVIERAKEVLWSLETQYTTLQRKRVKKEDVSKYQIGIFDEKEAKFKAELKAVDIDNMTPLEAMAKLNDLKKKWGL